Proteins encoded together in one Blastocatellia bacterium window:
- a CDS encoding alpha/beta fold hydrolase, with product MPHCRVNGATLYYEEHGTGPETLVFAHGLLLSGRMFEAQVQALREEYRCITFDFRGQGWSEVTASGYDMDTLTEDAAALVRELDAAPCHFIGLSMGGFVGMRLAIRYPELIRSLILLNTSADPEPRENIRRYRMLNVIALLFGFGLVAPTVMPILFGQKFLTDPARTPEQELWRERLLKNNRRGIFRAVKGVISRQGIADQLPRIRVPTLILAGEQDVATPPMKSQEIHERIMGSQLVVIPGAGHSSPIEEPEAVTKAIKDFLRRDLPASAVSSR from the coding sequence ATGCCTCACTGCCGAGTCAACGGAGCCACTCTCTATTACGAGGAGCACGGCACGGGCCCGGAGACGCTCGTCTTCGCACATGGGCTACTGCTAAGCGGACGGATGTTTGAAGCCCAGGTACAGGCTCTCCGGGAGGAGTATCGCTGCATCACGTTCGACTTTCGCGGTCAGGGTTGGAGCGAGGTTACAGCGTCGGGCTACGACATGGACACACTGACCGAAGATGCAGCCGCACTCGTGCGCGAACTCGATGCTGCCCCCTGTCACTTCATCGGGCTCTCAATGGGCGGGTTCGTCGGGATGCGTCTGGCCATACGATATCCGGAATTAATCCGGTCACTCATCTTGCTCAACACTTCGGCCGATCCCGAACCGAGGGAGAATATTCGGCGTTACCGAATGTTGAACGTCATTGCGCTGTTGTTCGGATTTGGTCTCGTTGCTCCCACGGTGATGCCGATTCTCTTCGGTCAGAAATTCCTCACCGATCCCGCGCGCACCCCGGAGCAGGAACTATGGCGAGAGCGCCTGTTGAAGAACAACCGGCGTGGTATCTTCCGCGCCGTCAAGGGGGTCATATCTCGTCAGGGCATCGCCGATCAGTTGCCTAGGATCAGAGTGCCCACATTGATTCTGGCTGGAGAACAAGATGTTGCGACGCCACCGATGAAGTCACAAGAGATTCACGAACGAATTATGGGGTCACAACTCGTCGTCATTCCCGGTGCCGGGCACAGTTCGCCCATCGAAGAACCCGAGGCCGTGACCAAAGCGATCAAAGATTTTCTACGGCGAGACCTCCCGGCATCAGCGGTGTCGTCCCGTTAA
- a CDS encoding DUF1259 domain-containing protein, with protein MAVGPINRRRFLGLIMAGAASRAVSSQRVEAMTGPSQRRGRTPPLSPAEIASVEEALGKKGRYVEEEAVYTIALPRNDLVVRIKGEDLPIPFGFAGWVSIKKTLDGRRAILMSDTVLREEEVNPLISSAQEQGLEVSALHNHFFYEEPRIFYLHLHGMGSVGELARRYATAIKATPLFPGNQPTPYPPQRLANEIFDLVALDRIVGFRGVVNGPTYKYTAGRADLTVRAMGAEITTTMGLNSWATLAGEPERAHIAGDIAMLEPEVNAVIRTLRRHNLEIVALHHHMLEEMPRIIFLHYYGRGPVEALVAGFRAALIELGRHKGHRRS; from the coding sequence ATGGCTGTCGGTCCTATCAATCGTCGTCGCTTCCTTGGCCTAATCATGGCGGGAGCTGCATCGAGGGCCGTGTCCTCTCAAAGAGTCGAGGCAATGACTGGCCCTTCCCAAAGAAGAGGTCGGACGCCCCCCTTGTCGCCTGCGGAGATAGCTTCCGTTGAGGAAGCTTTGGGGAAAAAGGGGCGATATGTTGAGGAGGAAGCGGTCTACACCATTGCGCTTCCCCGAAATGATCTTGTGGTCCGCATCAAAGGGGAGGACCTGCCCATTCCTTTTGGTTTCGCTGGATGGGTATCCATCAAGAAAACCCTCGATGGGCGACGGGCTATTTTGATGAGCGATACCGTGCTGCGCGAGGAAGAGGTCAATCCCTTGATTTCGTCAGCTCAGGAGCAAGGGCTTGAGGTGAGCGCCCTTCACAATCATTTCTTCTATGAAGAGCCGCGTATCTTCTATCTGCATCTGCACGGGATGGGATCGGTTGGTGAGCTGGCCCGTAGGTATGCGACTGCGATCAAAGCGACCCCGCTCTTTCCGGGCAACCAACCCACCCCCTACCCACCGCAGCGCCTGGCAAACGAAATCTTCGATCTGGTCGCTCTTGACCGAATCGTTGGCTTCCGGGGAGTCGTCAACGGACCGACATATAAATACACTGCGGGGAGGGCTGATCTTACAGTTCGGGCCATGGGAGCTGAGATCACGACGACAATGGGATTGAACTCATGGGCGACGCTAGCAGGCGAGCCAGAGCGTGCTCACATTGCCGGTGATATTGCCATGCTGGAGCCTGAAGTGAATGCCGTGATTCGGACGCTGCGGCGGCACAATCTGGAAATCGTTGCGCTCCACCACCACATGCTCGAAGAGATGCCGCGCATCATCTTCCTGCATTACTACGGGCGTGGGCCTGTTGAAGCGCTTGTCGCCGGATTTCGGGCGGCGCTCATTGAGTTAGGCAGGCATAAAGGTCACCGCAGGTCGTGA